In Microbacterium enclense, one genomic interval encodes:
- a CDS encoding phosphatidylglycerol lysyltransferase domain-containing protein: MSDAPPPTAPRGLARLRARPRAVAAALNRYVRANPVAVCIAILITAAAAATGSLWGEDALVWGAGPLATFASGRWWTIVTALFIPDSPVDAITSVVLALTVLAAAERLLGSRRTGILYLVIGIVGLLAGIGMHTVVWSVTDLRPIVAAEVPVLDPTTPLAGVVMVASAFALTLWRRRLRLVGFALLSLFALYAGDADSWYRLITATIGLVVGAGLARGIERRSWHRSSTRETRTLLALMVAVVGSGPLVALVSGGGRGPLSLVVDAYTQYDDELLARCGKVAESVCDEQIALLMTRGLGPALLAIVPLVLMLVAAWGLRQGRRAALVLAVLTLVASALMPVISLWDGRLRIDPWVDGSGTEYVLWALASVVIPLVLAAALVVARRRFPVRATRRAARTVALLTGVAFVACGTAFFVIEEIGRRSFDRDFSVLDLLGITLRRFLPPGYTHPGASSFPHHGPALFAYQWVGVLFWAIVIAAILWLYRRVQRPDADDDTLYRTLLRRGGDTLGFLGTWEGNRHWSSSDKESAVAYRLIGDVALAVADPLTPPGGRPEALRAFTDFCVEHGWIPAFYSIHADTAADLAELGWRQIPVGVETVMDLPGLTFAGKTWQKVRQPLTRAEREGHTAVWTRWHELTVSQASQVAAIDEEWVADRALPEMGFTLGSIDELRDRDVRLLLAVGPDDRIEAVTSWMPTWTDGELTGWTLDFMRRRTDGPNGMMEFLIAKAALQLQSEGATVLSLSGAPLADDPDEPADGDPAPLRALLRWLAEVLEPAYGFASLFRFKGKFRPRYRQLSLAYRDPLQLPAIGAAVGRAYLPDASRREILALARTAWEGRR; this comes from the coding sequence ATGTCCGACGCCCCACCCCCCACCGCCCCACGCGGCCTCGCGCGTCTGCGCGCGCGCCCGCGCGCCGTCGCGGCTGCGCTGAACCGGTATGTCCGCGCGAACCCGGTGGCCGTGTGCATCGCGATCCTCATCACCGCCGCGGCCGCGGCGACGGGGTCGCTCTGGGGCGAGGACGCTCTCGTCTGGGGTGCGGGCCCGTTGGCGACGTTCGCGTCCGGGCGTTGGTGGACGATCGTCACGGCCCTGTTCATCCCCGACTCTCCCGTGGATGCGATCACCTCGGTGGTGCTCGCCCTGACGGTGCTCGCCGCCGCAGAACGACTCCTCGGATCCCGGCGCACCGGCATCCTGTACCTCGTCATCGGGATCGTCGGACTCCTCGCGGGGATCGGGATGCACACCGTGGTGTGGTCGGTGACCGACCTGCGCCCCATCGTCGCCGCCGAAGTGCCGGTGCTCGATCCCACGACCCCCCTGGCGGGTGTGGTGATGGTCGCGAGCGCGTTCGCCCTGACCCTGTGGCGCCGTCGTCTGCGGCTGGTCGGCTTCGCCCTGCTGTCGCTGTTCGCCCTGTACGCCGGTGACGCCGACTCCTGGTACCGCCTCATCACCGCGACCATCGGCCTCGTCGTGGGCGCGGGGCTGGCGCGCGGCATCGAGCGCCGATCGTGGCACCGCAGCTCGACGCGCGAGACCCGCACGCTCCTCGCGCTGATGGTGGCGGTCGTCGGCAGCGGGCCGCTCGTCGCCCTGGTGAGCGGCGGCGGGCGCGGACCGCTCTCGCTCGTGGTCGACGCGTACACCCAGTACGACGACGAGCTGCTCGCGCGATGCGGCAAGGTCGCGGAGTCGGTCTGCGACGAACAGATCGCCCTGCTGATGACGCGGGGATTGGGCCCGGCGCTGCTGGCGATCGTCCCCCTCGTGCTCATGCTGGTCGCGGCATGGGGTCTGCGGCAGGGGCGCCGCGCGGCGCTCGTGCTCGCGGTGCTCACGCTCGTGGCATCCGCGCTCATGCCCGTCATCTCGCTGTGGGACGGCCGTCTGCGCATCGACCCCTGGGTCGACGGCAGTGGCACGGAGTACGTGCTGTGGGCTCTGGCATCCGTCGTCATCCCGCTCGTGCTGGCGGCGGCGCTCGTCGTCGCGCGGCGCCGGTTCCCCGTGCGGGCCACGCGGCGCGCCGCGCGGACGGTGGCCCTCCTCACGGGCGTGGCGTTCGTGGCGTGCGGAACGGCGTTCTTCGTCATCGAGGAGATCGGACGCCGCTCGTTCGATCGCGACTTCTCGGTTCTCGACCTTCTGGGCATCACGCTGCGGAGGTTCCTCCCGCCCGGTTACACCCACCCCGGGGCCTCGTCGTTCCCGCACCACGGTCCGGCCCTCTTCGCGTACCAGTGGGTGGGCGTGCTCTTCTGGGCGATCGTGATCGCGGCGATCCTGTGGCTGTACCGCCGAGTTCAGCGACCGGATGCCGATGACGACACGCTCTACCGCACCTTGCTACGGCGCGGAGGCGACACCCTCGGCTTCCTGGGCACGTGGGAAGGCAACCGGCACTGGTCGTCGTCGGACAAGGAGAGCGCGGTGGCGTACCGCCTCATCGGCGACGTGGCCCTGGCCGTCGCCGATCCGCTGACACCACCGGGCGGGCGTCCCGAAGCTCTGCGCGCGTTCACCGACTTCTGCGTCGAGCACGGGTGGATTCCGGCGTTCTACAGCATCCATGCCGACACCGCGGCCGACCTCGCCGAGCTCGGCTGGCGGCAGATCCCCGTCGGGGTCGAGACGGTGATGGACCTGCCCGGACTCACGTTCGCCGGCAAGACGTGGCAGAAGGTGCGTCAGCCGCTCACCCGCGCGGAGCGCGAGGGCCACACCGCGGTCTGGACGCGCTGGCACGAGTTGACGGTGTCGCAGGCGTCGCAGGTCGCGGCGATCGACGAGGAATGGGTCGCGGATCGTGCGCTCCCCGAGATGGGTTTCACCCTGGGCTCGATCGACGAGCTGCGCGACCGCGACGTCCGCCTCCTCCTCGCCGTCGGACCCGACGACCGCATCGAGGCGGTCACGAGCTGGATGCCGACCTGGACCGACGGGGAACTGACGGGATGGACGCTCGACTTCATGCGGCGCCGCACCGACGGGCCCAACGGCATGATGGAGTTCCTCATCGCGAAGGCGGCTCTGCAGTTGCAGTCCGAGGGTGCGACGGTGCTCAGCCTGTCGGGCGCGCCTCTCGCGGACGACCCCGACGAGCCCGCCGACGGCGATCCTGCGCCCTTGCGGGCGCTGCTGCGCTGGCTCGCCGAAGTGCTCGAACCGGCGTACGGCTTCGCGTCGCTCTTCCGCTTCAAAGGCAAGTTCCGTCCCCGCTACCGCCAGCTCTCGCTCGCGTACCGCGACCCGCTGCAGCTGCCCGCGATCGGTGCTGCGGTCGGCCGCGCCTACCTTCCCGATGCGTCGCGGCGTGAGATTCTCGCTCTGGCGAGAACCGCATGGGAGGGGCGCCGGTGA
- a CDS encoding GNAT family N-acetyltransferase yields MVMSDTRSLPLDATSAADLQASGLDYVAVSADDAAFEPFLRAVVRGFLGEDPSADEIESARRALTPRRLTGVFDRDAVAPGTPVATVDSWATELTVSPGRTVPLWSISAVTVSPTHRRRGIARAMLTGELRTAAAAGFPLAGLTVTEATIYGRWGFSPAAWASDVVIDTRRARWSGPVAPGRLDFVSRESLPERLRGVHERVRVRRPGSVPGWEGRWRGVAGLTPDEKDAKKVRAVSYRDVDGEERGILVYTLDSGPHDDYSAHELNVRALFADGDEAAAALWRFAIEHDLVGKVTASLQPTVPPVQWMVSDRRAVTATLTDHHWLRVLDVPGALTSRRYTHALDVVVQVDDPLGFAEGAWSVRVDESGEAVVETATADRAADLEMSVNALGSILLGGVRASELAAAGLVRGSTESLAAVDRAFVPETTPLLDIWY; encoded by the coding sequence ATGGTCATGTCCGATACGCGCTCTCTTCCCCTGGATGCCACCTCCGCCGCCGACCTGCAGGCCTCGGGCCTCGACTACGTCGCGGTCTCCGCAGACGACGCGGCGTTCGAGCCGTTCCTCCGTGCGGTCGTTCGAGGGTTCCTCGGCGAGGACCCCTCGGCGGACGAGATCGAGAGCGCTCGCCGGGCGCTGACGCCGCGGCGCCTGACCGGTGTCTTCGACCGCGACGCCGTGGCCCCCGGCACCCCGGTGGCCACGGTCGATTCGTGGGCGACCGAGCTGACCGTCTCTCCGGGGCGCACGGTCCCGTTGTGGTCGATCAGCGCCGTGACGGTGTCTCCCACGCACCGCCGCCGCGGGATCGCCCGGGCCATGCTCACCGGCGAACTGCGGACCGCCGCGGCCGCGGGCTTCCCGTTGGCCGGCCTCACGGTGACCGAGGCCACCATCTACGGCCGCTGGGGCTTCTCCCCGGCGGCGTGGGCGTCGGACGTCGTGATCGACACGCGGCGCGCGCGGTGGAGCGGTCCCGTGGCCCCCGGCCGACTCGACTTCGTCTCCCGCGAGAGCCTGCCGGAGCGTCTCCGCGGCGTCCACGAGCGCGTACGGGTGCGGCGCCCGGGCTCCGTCCCCGGGTGGGAAGGGCGCTGGCGCGGCGTCGCCGGGCTCACCCCGGATGAGAAGGACGCGAAGAAGGTCCGGGCGGTGTCGTATCGCGATGTCGACGGTGAGGAGCGCGGCATCCTGGTCTACACGCTGGATTCCGGGCCCCACGACGACTACTCCGCGCACGAGCTGAACGTGCGAGCGCTTTTCGCCGACGGCGATGAGGCCGCCGCCGCCCTCTGGCGCTTCGCCATCGAGCACGACCTCGTGGGCAAGGTCACCGCGTCGCTGCAGCCGACCGTCCCTCCGGTCCAGTGGATGGTCAGCGACCGCCGCGCGGTGACCGCCACTCTCACCGACCATCACTGGCTGCGCGTGCTCGATGTGCCGGGGGCGTTGACGTCTCGGCGCTACACGCACGCGCTCGACGTCGTGGTGCAGGTCGACGACCCCCTCGGGTTCGCCGAGGGGGCGTGGAGCGTGCGCGTCGACGAGAGCGGCGAAGCGGTCGTCGAGACGGCCACCGCGGACCGCGCCGCCGACCTGGAGATGTCGGTCAACGCCCTGGGATCGATCCTGCTCGGCGGCGTGCGCGCGAGCGAGCTCGCCGCGGCCGGACTGGTCCGGGGGTCGACTGAGAGCCTCGCGGCCGTCGACCGCGCCTTCGTGCCCGAGACGACTCCGCTACTGGACATCTGGTACTGA
- a CDS encoding zf-HC2 domain-containing protein, whose protein sequence is MSDCGCDQARRDLEEYLRNEVCKTQHHDIREHLENCPECQDEALVARTLTEVVARACKETAPEELRDQVLARLRSVQAVH, encoded by the coding sequence ATGAGCGACTGCGGCTGCGACCAGGCACGGCGCGACTTGGAGGAGTACCTCCGGAACGAGGTCTGCAAGACCCAGCACCATGACATTCGGGAGCACCTCGAGAACTGCCCCGAGTGTCAGGACGAGGCGCTCGTGGCGCGGACGCTGACCGAGGTGGTGGCGCGCGCGTGCAAGGAGACCGCTCCCGAAGAACTGCGCGACCAGGTGCTCGCGCGCCTGCGTTCGGTCCAAGCCGTCCACTGA
- a CDS encoding sigma-70 family RNA polymerase sigma factor — protein sequence MDDTAETLPPVAEPRAQFEEQALPFMDQLYAAAMRMTRNPADAADLVQETFVKAYGSWATFTQGTNLKAWLYRILTNTYINTYRKKQREPYQSAIDDLEDWQLGGAESTTATSARSAEAEAIDHMPASVVKDALQSIPEDFRLAVYLADVEGFAYQEIADIMKTPIGTVMSRLHRGRRLLRDLLSDYAKERGFQAATGEKK from the coding sequence ATGGACGACACGGCAGAGACCCTCCCGCCGGTGGCGGAGCCCCGCGCACAGTTCGAAGAGCAGGCCCTGCCCTTCATGGACCAGCTGTACGCGGCGGCCATGCGCATGACGCGCAACCCGGCGGACGCCGCCGATCTGGTGCAAGAGACGTTCGTGAAGGCTTACGGCTCGTGGGCGACGTTCACCCAGGGCACGAACCTGAAGGCGTGGCTGTACCGCATCCTCACGAACACGTACATCAACACGTATCGCAAGAAGCAGCGCGAGCCGTACCAGAGCGCCATCGACGACCTCGAGGACTGGCAGCTCGGCGGCGCGGAGTCGACGACGGCGACCAGCGCCCGCTCGGCGGAGGCCGAGGCCATCGACCACATGCCCGCGTCGGTGGTGAAGGACGCGCTGCAGTCGATCCCCGAAGACTTCCGTCTGGCGGTGTACCTCGCCGACGTGGAGGGCTTCGCCTACCAAGAGATCGCCGACATCATGAAGACGCCGATCGGGACCGTGATGAGTCGTCTGCACCGCGGCCGGCGACTGCTGCGCGATCTGCTGTCGGACTACGCCAAGGAACGCGGCTTCCAGGCCGCGACGGGAGAGAAGAAATGA
- the aroA gene encoding 3-phosphoshikimate 1-carboxyvinyltransferase, with the protein MTGLGYSPSSATPRGRWDAPVAEGAVEATVTVPGSKSLTNRELVLAAIADGPGMLHAPLHSDDSVRMVESLRTLGVGIEEIPADSPFGPDLLVTPPASFQGGVTVDCGQAGTVMRFVAPLAGFARGDVAITAHESALHRPMGAMISALRDVGVDIDDGGHWALPFTVRGHGHVRGGEVDIDASQSSQFVSGLLLAAPRFDVGLHLRHVGSRLPSVPHIDMTVEAMAHRGIHVERPAVGEWIVPAGPLRAKDVAIEPDLSNAAPFLAAAMVTGGSVTVTGWPLHSTQPGALLVDILAEMGARVTRRGGALTVAAGERIVGLELDLSAAGELAPTLFGLAAFADGPTTLHGIGHIRGHETDRIAALVGNLRSLGGEAHELDDGIRIVPQPLRGGEWKAHHDHRLATTGALIGLRVPGVEVDDIGTTAKTLPQFAGLWRTMLGLDEAPDATR; encoded by the coding sequence ATGACTGGTCTCGGGTATTCCCCCTCTTCCGCCACTCCCCGTGGGCGGTGGGACGCGCCCGTCGCCGAGGGTGCCGTCGAGGCGACGGTCACGGTCCCCGGCTCCAAGTCGCTCACCAACCGCGAACTCGTGCTCGCCGCGATCGCCGACGGCCCAGGCATGCTCCACGCTCCGCTGCACTCGGACGATTCGGTGCGCATGGTCGAGTCCCTGCGCACGCTGGGCGTGGGAATCGAAGAGATCCCCGCCGACTCCCCGTTCGGTCCCGACCTCCTCGTGACGCCCCCGGCATCGTTCCAGGGCGGTGTGACGGTCGACTGCGGGCAAGCCGGCACCGTCATGCGCTTCGTCGCACCGCTCGCCGGGTTCGCGCGCGGCGATGTCGCGATCACGGCCCATGAGAGCGCCCTGCACCGCCCCATGGGAGCCATGATCTCCGCGTTGCGCGACGTCGGCGTCGACATCGACGACGGTGGGCATTGGGCCCTGCCGTTCACGGTGCGCGGCCACGGTCACGTCCGCGGCGGCGAGGTCGACATCGACGCGAGCCAGTCGAGCCAGTTCGTCTCCGGGCTCCTGCTCGCTGCCCCGCGCTTCGACGTCGGTCTGCACCTGCGCCACGTCGGTTCGCGTCTGCCCAGCGTGCCGCACATCGACATGACCGTCGAAGCGATGGCGCACCGCGGCATCCACGTCGAGCGTCCTGCGGTCGGCGAATGGATCGTGCCCGCCGGGCCGCTGCGCGCGAAAGACGTGGCGATCGAGCCCGACCTCTCCAACGCTGCACCCTTCCTGGCCGCGGCGATGGTGACCGGCGGATCGGTGACCGTCACCGGGTGGCCGCTGCACAGCACTCAGCCCGGCGCACTCCTGGTCGACATCCTCGCCGAGATGGGAGCCCGCGTCACCCGCCGCGGCGGCGCCCTCACGGTCGCCGCCGGCGAGCGCATCGTGGGCCTCGAACTCGATCTGTCGGCGGCGGGCGAGCTCGCGCCGACCCTGTTCGGTCTCGCGGCCTTCGCCGACGGGCCGACGACGCTGCACGGCATCGGCCACATCCGCGGCCACGAGACCGATCGCATCGCCGCCCTCGTCGGTAACCTGCGCTCGCTCGGCGGAGAGGCGCACGAGCTGGACGACGGCATCCGGATCGTCCCACAGCCCCTGCGCGGCGGCGAGTGGAAAGCGCATCACGACCACCGCCTCGCGACCACGGGCGCGCTGATCGGACTCCGTGTCCCCGGGGTCGAGGTCGACGACATCGGCACGACGGCCAAGACCCTCCCCCAGTTCGCCGGTCTGTGGCGCACGATGCTGGGCCTCGACGAGGCGCCGGATGCCACGCGCTGA
- the rsgA gene encoding ribosome small subunit-dependent GTPase A: MSWLDDGDDDDLEYDESSIRVRPNPKANRPRTKRRPAHADARIARVLGVDRGRYTVLLDEDEPTERRILATRARELRKQPIVNGDRARVVGDLSGDEGTLARIVGIEERTSLLRRSADDTDQVERVIVANADQMLIVVAAADPEPRERLVDRYLVAALDAGIRPLLVVTKTDLADPTEFLAHFDGIDLRVFTSAQGAMPLEEIGEAIAGHSTVFVGHSGVGKSTLVNALTGSERAIGHVNVVTGRGRHTSSSAVSLRYRGPAGSGWVIDTPGVRSFGLGHVDPAHVLGAFTDLAEAAEDCPRGCTHLPDAPDCAIAEAVASGRLGPGAAARLDSLHRLLTTFQSIERSRLEG, from the coding sequence ATGAGCTGGCTCGACGACGGTGACGACGACGACCTCGAGTACGACGAGTCGTCGATCCGGGTCCGCCCGAATCCCAAGGCGAACCGCCCGCGCACCAAGCGGCGGCCCGCGCACGCCGACGCACGGATCGCCCGTGTGCTGGGGGTGGACCGCGGCCGCTACACGGTGCTCCTCGACGAGGACGAGCCGACCGAACGCCGCATCCTCGCCACCCGCGCCCGCGAACTGCGCAAGCAGCCGATCGTCAACGGAGACCGGGCTCGCGTCGTCGGCGACCTCTCGGGGGACGAGGGGACGCTGGCCCGCATCGTCGGGATCGAGGAGCGCACGTCGCTGCTGCGGCGCAGTGCCGACGACACCGATCAGGTCGAGCGCGTGATCGTGGCGAACGCCGACCAGATGCTCATCGTGGTCGCCGCGGCCGACCCCGAGCCGCGCGAGCGGCTCGTCGACCGCTACCTCGTCGCGGCGCTGGATGCCGGCATCCGTCCTCTTCTCGTGGTGACGAAGACCGATCTCGCCGACCCCACCGAGTTCCTCGCGCATTTCGACGGGATCGACCTGCGCGTGTTCACCAGCGCGCAGGGAGCCATGCCGCTCGAAGAGATCGGCGAGGCGATCGCCGGACATTCGACGGTCTTCGTCGGGCACTCCGGGGTGGGGAAGTCGACGTTGGTCAACGCGCTCACCGGCTCGGAGCGCGCCATCGGGCACGTCAACGTCGTCACCGGCCGGGGACGCCACACCTCGTCGTCGGCGGTGTCGCTGCGCTACCGGGGCCCTGCGGGGTCAGGCTGGGTGATCGACACTCCGGGGGTACGCTCGTTCGGCCTCGGGCACGTCGACCCCGCCCACGTGCTCGGCGCCTTCACCGACCTCGCCGAGGCCGCAGAGGATTGCCCCCGCGGTTGCACCCACCTTCCGGACGCCCCCGACTGTGCGATCGCCGAAGCCGTGGCGTCCGGTCGCCTCGGTCCGGGTGCCGCCGCCCGTCTCGACTCGCTGCATCGCCTGCTGACCACGTTCCAGTCGATCGAGCGTTCTAGGCTGGAGGGGTGA
- the bcp gene encoding thioredoxin-dependent thiol peroxidase — MTNLAKGDTAPDFTLLDQDEHPVSLSDFRGRRVIVYFYPAAQTPGCTTQACDFRDSLASLQGAGYTVLGVSRDAPEKLRAFRDSDGLTFPLLSNADHAVHEAYGAWGEKQNYGKTVTGVLRSTFVIDEEGRIVEAQYNVKATGHVARLRKALGLAA; from the coding sequence GTGACGAACCTCGCGAAGGGCGACACCGCCCCTGACTTCACTCTGCTCGACCAAGATGAGCACCCCGTCTCGCTGAGCGACTTCCGCGGTCGCCGCGTGATCGTGTACTTCTACCCGGCGGCGCAGACCCCGGGATGCACCACGCAGGCCTGCGACTTCCGCGACAGCCTCGCCTCGCTCCAGGGCGCGGGATACACCGTGCTCGGCGTCTCGCGCGACGCGCCCGAGAAGCTGCGCGCCTTCCGCGACAGCGACGGCCTGACCTTCCCGCTGTTGAGCAACGCCGATCACGCGGTACACGAGGCCTACGGCGCGTGGGGCGAGAAGCAGAACTACGGCAAGACCGTGACCGGCGTGCTGCGCTCGACCTTCGTCATCGACGAAGAGGGCCGGATCGTCGAGGCGCAGTACAACGTCAAGGCCACCGGGCACGTCGCGCGCCTGCGCAAGGCCCTCGGTCTCGCCGCCTGA
- a CDS encoding histidine kinase: MPVRLSAALILALEAIGILALAGWQVVALIGGDTDSVVSSIALIVLTVIGAAIVGAFGVATARGVSAGRSGGIVTQLLILSVALGAITGEWAAPAVALLIAAPAVVGLVLLVLAVRAAAPRHRDDT, encoded by the coding sequence ATGCCTGTTCGCCTCTCGGCCGCCCTCATTCTCGCCCTGGAGGCCATCGGCATCCTGGCCCTCGCCGGCTGGCAGGTCGTGGCACTGATCGGCGGTGACACCGACTCGGTCGTCAGCTCCATCGCGCTGATCGTGCTCACGGTGATCGGCGCTGCCATCGTCGGTGCTTTCGGTGTCGCGACCGCGCGCGGCGTGTCGGCCGGACGCTCGGGCGGGATCGTGACGCAATTGCTGATCCTGTCGGTCGCGCTCGGCGCGATCACGGGGGAGTGGGCCGCACCCGCCGTCGCGCTGCTGATCGCCGCCCCCGCCGTCGTCGGACTCGTGCTCCTCGTGCTCGCCGTGCGCGCCGCAGCGCCGCGACATCGCGACGACACCTGA
- a CDS encoding WhiB family transcriptional regulator, whose product MDWRDKAACLTVDPELFFPVGNTGPAVDQIEKAKSVCARCTVTEVCLQYALESGQDSGVWGGLSEDERRALKRRAARARRAS is encoded by the coding sequence ATGGATTGGCGCGACAAAGCAGCCTGCCTGACCGTCGACCCCGAGCTGTTCTTCCCCGTCGGTAACACCGGCCCCGCGGTGGACCAGATCGAGAAGGCCAAGTCGGTCTGCGCCCGCTGCACCGTCACCGAGGTCTGCCTGCAGTACGCCCTCGAGTCCGGCCAGGACTCGGGCGTCTGGGGTGGCCTGAGCGAAGACGAGCGTCGGGCGCTGAAGCGCCGCGCCGCCCGCGCGCGCCGCGCGTCCTGA
- a CDS encoding histidine kinase N-terminal domain-containing protein, translating to MSTLSELVYAQGRSSEADVEWLHRLAGDGQLLADLAFADIVIWVPTPDDSFVAVAHTRPGGAATLFYRDIVGDRVRPQWRTQVREAFQSGRIVDSASPDWFEETPTRVRAVPIVRELSREGHAVTTVGVLTRHTNLGETRTPSRQQITFNDCADDLFGMIASAEFPDLAAPTAPRRGAPRASDGLIRLDVDGITTFASPNALSAFNRMGFDDELEGESLAEVTARILPAKRQDVDESLPVVVSGRAPWRADMEARGVQVSLRTIPLRDRGTRIGAIVLSRDVTEIRHQEQELITKDATIREIHHRVKNNLQTVASLLRIQARRTHSDEARDALTQAMRRVSAIAVVHDTLSEGLAQNVDFDDVFARVLKLVAEVAAAPNTRARTRTTGQFGTLPSQFATPLALALTELVTNAVEHGLAGQEGDVEIAAERNDEVLAVSVRDTGVGLPEGQVGRGLGTQIVRTLIQGELGGTIDWHTLMGSGTEVTIEIPLRYIGGPSV from the coding sequence GTGTCGACACTCAGCGAACTCGTCTACGCCCAGGGCCGCTCCAGCGAGGCCGATGTCGAGTGGCTGCACCGACTCGCCGGCGACGGACAACTGCTCGCCGACCTCGCCTTCGCCGACATCGTGATCTGGGTGCCGACCCCCGACGACTCCTTCGTGGCGGTCGCGCACACGCGACCCGGGGGAGCGGCCACGCTCTTCTACCGCGACATCGTGGGCGATCGCGTGCGCCCCCAGTGGCGCACGCAGGTGCGCGAGGCGTTCCAGAGCGGGCGCATCGTCGACTCGGCATCCCCCGACTGGTTCGAGGAGACCCCGACCCGTGTGCGGGCCGTGCCCATCGTGCGCGAACTGTCGCGTGAGGGGCACGCGGTCACGACGGTCGGCGTGCTGACCCGTCACACGAACCTCGGGGAGACGCGCACGCCCTCGCGTCAGCAGATCACGTTCAACGACTGCGCAGACGACCTGTTCGGCATGATCGCCTCGGCGGAGTTTCCCGACCTCGCGGCGCCCACCGCGCCGCGGCGCGGGGCCCCGCGTGCCTCCGACGGACTCATCCGCCTCGACGTCGACGGCATCACGACGTTCGCCAGCCCCAACGCGCTGTCGGCGTTCAACCGCATGGGCTTCGACGACGAGCTCGAGGGGGAGTCGCTCGCCGAGGTGACCGCGCGGATCCTCCCCGCCAAGCGGCAGGACGTCGACGAGTCCCTCCCGGTCGTGGTGAGCGGCCGTGCGCCGTGGCGCGCCGACATGGAGGCGCGCGGCGTGCAGGTGTCGTTGCGCACGATCCCGCTGCGCGATCGTGGCACCCGCATCGGCGCCATCGTCCTGAGTCGCGATGTCACCGAGATCCGTCACCAGGAGCAGGAGCTCATCACCAAAGACGCGACGATCCGCGAGATCCACCACCGCGTCAAGAACAACCTGCAGACCGTCGCCTCGCTGCTGCGCATCCAGGCGCGGCGGACGCACTCGGATGAGGCGCGCGATGCCCTGACCCAGGCCATGCGGCGCGTGTCGGCCATCGCGGTCGTGCATGACACGCTGTCGGAGGGCCTGGCGCAGAACGTGGACTTCGACGACGTCTTCGCGCGCGTGCTGAAGCTCGTCGCCGAGGTGGCCGCGGCCCCCAACACGCGTGCCCGCACGCGCACCACGGGGCAGTTCGGCACGTTGCCGAGCCAGTTCGCCACCCCGCTCGCCCTCGCGCTCACGGAGCTGGTGACCAACGCCGTGGAACACGGGCTCGCCGGCCAAGAGGGCGATGTCGAGATCGCGGCCGAGCGCAACGACGAGGTGCTCGCGGTCAGTGTCCGTGACACCGGCGTGGGTCTCCCCGAGGGGCAGGTCGGGCGCGGCCTCGGCACGCAGATCGTGCGCACGCTCATCCAGGGCGAGCTCGGCGGGACGATCGATTGGCACACCCTCATGGGCAGCGGCACCGAGGTCACGATCGAGATCCCGCTGCGCTACATCGGCGGCCCGTCCGTCTGA
- a CDS encoding DNA-binding protein, which yields MTDTSSPNNRFIDPDVVAERLGTSRDEVLSLIDRGEIRGIEIGTPPRLRVDSASVAAYLDDRAEVARRSALWRQSQEASFPELWGEGDVRHPD from the coding sequence GTGACCGACACGAGTTCACCCAACAACCGATTCATCGATCCGGACGTCGTCGCCGAACGGCTCGGAACGAGCCGGGACGAGGTGCTCTCGCTCATCGACCGCGGAGAGATCCGCGGCATCGAGATCGGCACGCCCCCGCGCCTGCGCGTGGACTCGGCGAGCGTCGCGGCGTACCTCGACGACCGCGCGGAGGTCGCTCGGCGCTCCGCACTGTGGCGCCAGTCGCAAGAAGCGAGCTTCCCCGAGCTCTGGGGCGAGGGTGACGTGCGTCACCCCGATTGA
- a CDS encoding Rv3235 family protein produces MPAPLSTFDSSPPLSAVHASDFFAPQKTSATRLPRADVFTRNMVRGVFEVLAGVREVEQLARWMSEEVYRSLVVRASLAKRARSARGMPTPRDVHEIRSVRLFAPTDSVVEATVTAAGRARTRAVALRLEGIDGRWRVTALALL; encoded by the coding sequence ATGCCCGCTCCGCTCTCGACCTTCGACTCGTCTCCGCCGCTGTCCGCGGTTCACGCGAGCGACTTCTTCGCCCCGCAGAAGACCTCGGCCACCCGTCTCCCCCGAGCGGATGTCTTCACCCGCAACATGGTGCGCGGTGTCTTCGAGGTCCTCGCCGGGGTTCGCGAGGTGGAGCAGCTGGCTCGATGGATGTCGGAAGAGGTCTATCGTTCACTGGTCGTTCGGGCGAGTCTCGCCAAACGAGCACGCAGCGCTCGGGGGATGCCCACCCCGCGTGACGTGCACGAGATCCGGAGCGTCCGTCTCTTCGCCCCCACCGACAGCGTCGTCGAGGCGACCGTCACCGCCGCGGGGCGCGCCCGCACACGCGCCGTCGCCCTCCGACTGGAAGGAATCGACGGTCGCTGGCGCGTCACGGCGCTCGCACTGCTGTAG